A window of Marispirochaeta aestuarii contains these coding sequences:
- a CDS encoding C-terminal binding protein encodes MKAVIIDDRYESHALEREEFKKAGAEVVEITNVNPSDDQIVAECKDADAIVVNLAPLGAELLGKFEKCRVIARYGVGYDSIDAAAATEKGILICNVPDYCMEEVSDQALALFMACARQIRFRDASVRKGDWDANGPTPIYRIAGRKFGLVGYGHIPRALHRKLKGFNLGEVLIYDPFVDEDEIKKAGGRKVDFDTLLKESDYVSIHAPLNEKTKHLFNAEAFSKMKPSSILVNTSRGGLVDTAALVDALKSGRIAWAGIDVHEQEPAPADYPLKAMDNVVLSDHKGFYSEEAQADLQQKAARAAAQVLMGEIPASVVNKAAIKK; translated from the coding sequence ATGAAGGCAGTAATAATTGACGATCGTTATGAAAGTCATGCCCTGGAAAGGGAAGAGTTCAAAAAAGCCGGGGCCGAGGTTGTTGAAATAACCAATGTAAATCCCTCGGATGATCAGATCGTTGCCGAGTGTAAGGATGCGGACGCCATTGTGGTAAACCTGGCTCCCCTGGGGGCTGAGCTCCTGGGCAAATTTGAAAAGTGCAGGGTTATCGCCCGTTACGGAGTCGGGTATGACAGCATAGACGCTGCTGCGGCTACGGAAAAGGGCATTCTGATCTGTAACGTCCCCGACTACTGTATGGAAGAAGTTTCCGACCAGGCTCTGGCCCTCTTTATGGCCTGCGCCCGGCAGATCCGCTTCCGGGACGCTTCGGTTCGCAAAGGGGACTGGGACGCCAACGGTCCCACCCCCATCTATCGTATAGCGGGACGCAAGTTCGGTCTTGTGGGCTACGGACACATTCCCCGGGCCCTGCACCGAAAGCTGAAGGGTTTTAACCTGGGAGAAGTCCTTATCTATGATCCCTTTGTTGATGAGGACGAGATCAAAAAAGCCGGCGGCCGGAAGGTTGATTTCGATACCCTGCTGAAAGAGTCTGACTATGTTTCCATCCATGCACCGCTGAACGAGAAGACAAAGCATCTTTTCAACGCCGAGGCCTTCTCCAAAATGAAGCCCAGTTCAATCCTGGTAAACACCTCCCGGGGCGGTCTGGTGGATACCGCTGCCCTGGTGGATGCCCTCAAGTCCGGCAGGATCGCCTGGGCCGGTATAGATGTTCACGAACAGGAACCGGCACCGGCGGACTATCCCCTCAAGGCAATGGATAACGTTGTGCTTTCGGACCACAAGGGCTTTTATTCCGAGGAAGCCCAGGCGGACCTTCAGCAGAAGGCTGCCCGAGCTGCCGCCCAGGTCCTGATGGGGGAGATCCCCGCGAGTGTTGTAAACAAGGCCGCCATCAAAAAGTAG